The genomic DNA GCCAGCTCAAGCCCCAGGAGGGCACGCAGGCGGTGGTGGAGCTGCCCCGCCCCGCCTGGGTGCTGTACGGCCTGGGCGCCATCCCCGACGCGGCGGCGCGCATCGACCACCAGCTCGCTCCGTCACGCCCCGTGCCAGCCGGCGTGACACTGGCCAACGGCCAGTACGTGGCCAACATGTGCATCGGCTGCCACGGCGCCACGCTGGAGGGCGGCAAGATTCCGGGCGGACCGCCCGACTGGCCCGCTGCCGCCGACATCCGCCCCGGCGCCGACAGCGCCCTGGCGCGCTACCCCACGGCGGCGAGCTTCGTCGCCATGCTGCGCACCGGCAAACGGCCGGACGGCACGCCCATCCAGGTCATGCCGTTCGAGTCGCTGGGCCAGCTCAGCGATGTGGATGCACAGGCGCTCTACCTGTACCTCAATGCCCCCGCCGGGAGCGTGAAGGTGGACAACGTGGGCGCGCCGGCCGCGGGCAACAAGAGCAGCGCCAACACCATTCCCTCGGGACCGGGCGGCCTGAAGCTGCCGGGCTGAGGAAGCGAAGGGCCGGCACGGCCCACGGGGCGCCGGCCTGCCCGCTGGCCCGCCATCCGGTGGACCACCCGCCGTGGTGGCGGGTCAGCTGCCGGGGTGCAGGTGGGCGCCGCCCGCGGGCGCCTGGCTGTACGAACCCATGGGGCCTCCCGGGGGCGCGGCGGGCGGGGCGCGGCGCACGCGCGGCACCACGCTGAGCTGCACGGTGTCGAGCACCGGGCCGGGCGCCACGTTCAGGGCCTTGCGCGGCAGGTCCACCAGCTGCTCCGCATGCCATACGCGGACCTGGGCGGCACCTTCGGGCACGGCGGGAAAGCGGGCAATGCCGTCGCCGTCGGTCTTGAGGGCCCAGGCCGAATCGGTCACGAACACATGGCCGCGCATGGAGCCGTGCAGATGGCAGCCCAGCAGCACCACGCCGGGCGTGTCGAGCTTCACGTCGGCGAAGTTGGAGGGCTTGCCATCGGTCTTGCCCGCCAGGCGCAGCTCGAAGCCGGGGTTGGTGCCGCCCGGCGCCGCGGCGGCCGCGACCGTGGCGGGGTTGCCGCGCACATGGTGGTCCCACCGGTCCTGGTTGGTGAAGCGCACGGTGGTGCCGGGGGCCACCACCGTCAAGGCGGGCACGAAGCGCATCTTCTCCTGTTCGATGGTGGGGCTGGCCTGCAGCAGGCTCGGGGGCGTGCCGGCCGTGGCGCCGGGGTACACCACCACCACCGCATCGGGCACGGGCCGGCCCTCGCGGTCCAGCACCTGGATTTGAACATTTCCGGCGCTAGCGCTTACCCATAAAGCGCTGATAGCTATCAAAATAATAGTATTTTTCATCATGGCGTCAGTGGATGGTGATCACGTCCCGGTGCATGGGTGCGAGCAGGGCCAGCAACCGGTTTTGCTGGGCGAAGGGTATGCCCTGGGCATCCATGGCGCTTTGCAGCACCTCCACGAGGGCATGGAAGTGGCCCTTGTGGATGTCCATGTCGGCATGGGCCGATTTCATGTCAGCGCCTTCATATTTGCAAGGCCCCCCGCTGAGCTGGCAGACCTGGTCGGTCAGGCTTTCCTTGAGGGCCTGGGGCTTCGCCTCCTTGAAGTGGCCGCCGATGCGCGGGTCTCTCACGACACGGTCCACGAAGTCGTCCATGAGGCGGGTGATGCCGGGCTTTTCGCCCAGCGCCTGGTACAGGCCCGCGGGCGCCGCCGGGGAGGTGGCCGGGGCAGGCTGCGACAGGGCAGCTGGAGCCCACAGGCAGGCGGCGGCCAGGGCCAGGGCAGAGAAGGTGTTGCGTTTGATCATCATGGGGGTCTCCGAAGCGGGCTCAGAAAGCGACCTGGGCCGACAGGTAGTAGCCCGTCTGGCGGCGGTTGTTGGTGATGCCCGGCACGATGCGCCCCAGGTCCACATACGCCAGCGTGAGCGACACGTTCTTGGTGGGTGCCCAGGCGATGAAGATGTCCTTCCAGTCGTCCTCGCGCAGCGCGGCGCCCAGGCCGGCCGCCGCCCCCAGCGCCTGCAGGTTGTTGGGCTTGAAGCGGTACTCGGCGCCGACCGCCAGGTTCTTGCTCAGCAGGTAGGCCATCGAGAACTCGGGCTGCAGGCTGCGGCTGTTCCTGCCCGGCGCGGCCGAGCCAAAGCCCAGCAGGCCGTTCTGGTTGGCATTGGTGTAGCGCAGGGTGCCGTTGACGAGCAGGCTCTGCGCCAGCAGCAGCTTGGTGGCGCTCACATACACATCGGTGCCGCTGGTTCTTGTACCGAGGAAGTCGAGCACCGACCGGATGGAGCCCGCGTGCGTCCGCTTGTGCTCCAGGCCCACGGCGATCTGCGGCATGAGGCTGTCGGCATCCAGCACGGCATCGCCCGCCACCTTCACCTTGATGCCCACCACATCCATCCGGATGTGCTGGCCGGGCGCCACGCCAAAGGGCGCGATGCCGTTGAGCGCCAGCGCAGGCGAGGCATCAAGATCCTGCCGGGCCAGCGACAGCTCCACCCGGTCGTGCAGGCCCAGCGCCACGCCATAGCCCGTGAGGCCGTAGTCCTGCGTGGCCGCTCGCGTGGCGTAGCCGCTGAAGCCGGTCTCGCCCGCCGTGGCGTTCGTGCCGATCACGGCCCAGGGCGTGAGCCCGCCGCCGGCCGACCCGCCGATGCTGCTGACGCCGCCGGTGAGCAGCAGCTTGCCCGTCCCGGCCTGGGCCAGCCCGGCGGCGCCCATCGCCAGTGCCGCGAGCAGCGTGCAGTGAAGCCTGTATTCCATCGTGATCTCTCCCAAAGGGCGGTGTCGCGGTTGTAAGTGGATGTTGCTCCCAACTTACGAACCCCGGCACCCGGTGGATTCAAAAACGACAGATAAATTTTTTTTGACGGGCGCCTGCGCCAGCCCTCCACCCCGGCGCCCCTTACAGCATGCGCTCGATCAGCGCGCCCTTGAACAGCACCGGCCCGGTAGGTCCGGTCGCGCTGGGCACGCCACCCTTGGGCTCCAGGCTGATCGCCAGGGCTGGCACCTGCTTCACATCGGCCTCGCCCGCCACCAGGGTGAGCAGCCTGTCCTGCCCCAGCACCCCCAGCGAACGCGGCCCGCCCGAGGGCGGCAGCGCCCACAGCTGGAGCGACTTGTCGGCCCCTTCCTGGAAGCCGCCCACGCGCTGCAGCACCAGCTGGTTGTTCCTGGGGTCGAAGGTGACCAGCATCGACGCGGCCTCCTTGTCGTCGGACAGCACGGCCACGTACTGGATCTGCGGCGCGGCCTGCAGTTGCTGCTGCAGCGTGGCAATCTGCCGGCCCGACGTGGCCTTGAGCGCGCCGT from Acidovorax sp. A79 includes the following:
- a CDS encoding plastocyanin yields the protein MMKNTIILIAISALWVSASAGNVQIQVLDREGRPVPDAVVVVYPGATAGTPPSLLQASPTIEQEKMRFVPALTVVAPGTTVRFTNQDRWDHHVRGNPATVAAAAAPGGTNPGFELRLAGKTDGKPSNFADVKLDTPGVVLLGCHLHGSMRGHVFVTDSAWALKTDGDGIARFPAVPEGAAQVRVWHAEQLVDLPRKALNVAPGPVLDTVQLSVVPRVRRAPPAAPPGGPMGSYSQAPAGGAHLHPGS
- a CDS encoding c-type cytochrome — its product is MKRWIKWTAGGALLLSAIVAATAASGLYLAEQKRNRYIDIKPRPVAYTTDAQTIERGRYLYASRGCTDCHGAQGTGREFVNDGKGTRIIGPNITPAGVVARYQPEDWNSVIRHGVKPNGRPVLVMPSEDYNRFTNDDLNALVSYVRQLKPQEGTQAVVELPRPAWVLYGLGAIPDAAARIDHQLAPSRPVPAGVTLANGQYVANMCIGCHGATLEGGKIPGGPPDWPAAADIRPGADSALARYPTAASFVAMLRTGKRPDGTPIQVMPFESLGQLSDVDAQALYLYLNAPAGSVKVDNVGAPAAGNKSSANTIPSGPGGLKLPG
- a CDS encoding anti-sigma factor encodes the protein MNLSRHPELLDRLAASYALGTLRGGARRRFETLAREQAPVRAAALVWQGRWSGLTELQELAEPSSHVWTRIHNLVEADKAARALQAAHRPADRVPGGGWWHSLLVWRGAAAAGALATVAAVAIGVQVHGALKATSGRQIATLQQQLQAAPQIQYVAVLSDDKEAASMLVTFDPRNNQLVLQRVGGFQEGADKSLQLWALPPSGGPRSLGVLGQDRLLTLVAGEADVKQVPALAISLEPKGGVPSATGPTGPVLFKGALIERML
- a CDS encoding group 1 truncated hemoglobin; this encodes MMIKRNTFSALALAAACLWAPAALSQPAPATSPAAPAGLYQALGEKPGITRLMDDFVDRVVRDPRIGGHFKEAKPQALKESLTDQVCQLSGGPCKYEGADMKSAHADMDIHKGHFHALVEVLQSAMDAQGIPFAQQNRLLALLAPMHRDVITIH
- a CDS encoding DUF3034 family protein translates to MGAAGLAQAGTGKLLLTGGVSSIGGSAGGGLTPWAVIGTNATAGETGFSGYATRAATQDYGLTGYGVALGLHDRVELSLARQDLDASPALALNGIAPFGVAPGQHIRMDVVGIKVKVAGDAVLDADSLMPQIAVGLEHKRTHAGSIRSVLDFLGTRTSGTDVYVSATKLLLAQSLLVNGTLRYTNANQNGLLGFGSAAPGRNSRSLQPEFSMAYLLSKNLAVGAEYRFKPNNLQALGAAAGLGAALREDDWKDIFIAWAPTKNVSLTLAYVDLGRIVPGITNNRRQTGYYLSAQVAF